One region of Vicia villosa cultivar HV-30 ecotype Madison, WI unplaced genomic scaffold, Vvil1.0 ctg.001420F_1_1, whole genome shotgun sequence genomic DNA includes:
- the LOC131635071 gene encoding uncharacterized protein LOC131635071, with protein sequence MRGGRNNAKRKRVGNFNGKGEVDISFIQETKMSNIDSGIVRDLWGDDLVEWSYSEAEGASGGLLTMWKKDLFNLVFSFKGQGYLGLCVEKNGKLIYFVNIYASCDINRRMESWKRLIEFKMKNEKGAWCVGGDFNSISSLEERVGKSGRSYKREMSEFNAFIEEIDLVDLPTIGGKFTWFNSNSKAMSRIDRFLLSEDFIEDWKVEGQFIGDRDVSDHASIWLKDNRQNWGPKPFRFNNSWFDHVDFNSFVKKECNIIDIKGRGDFCLVEKLRILKKRLAWWNKEVYGWIDLNIEKAGEEMNFLDNMFVHFAGKVPEEVVIKRSKAMAAFCDFFSEDVQCRLELSGTRLKALLPQDSSDVERPFSKDEVKEAIWSCDGNKSPGPDGYSLEFFKKFWSLLKGDLMALCNDFHSKGKLVKAITSYFLTLIPKNENPQELSEYRPICLVGSIYKILAKLLANRLKGVIGNLISPNQTAFVPHRNMMDGVLLVNEILDWSKRKKRSCLLLKVDFEKAYDSVSWNYLRYLMKRMGFGKKWMS encoded by the exons ATGAGAGGAGGCAGAAACAATGCTAAAAGAAAGAGAGTTGGCAATTTCAACGGGAAAGGGGAGGTAGATATTAGCTTTATTCAAGAGACCAAAATGAGTAATATAGATAGTGGTATCGTTAGAGATTTGTGGGGAGATGATTTGGTGGAATGGTCTTATTCGGAAGCGGAAGGGGCATCGGGAGGATTGTTAACTATGTGGAAGAAGGACCTTTTCAATCTGGTTTTTAGTTTTAAAGGGCAAGGTTACCTTGGCCTTTGTGTGGAAAAGAATGGAAAGTTGATTTATTTTGTCAACATTTACGCTTCATGTGATATTAATCGTAGAATGGAATCCTGGAAGAGGTTGATAGAGTTCAAGATGAAAAACGAGAAGGGAGCTTGGTGTGTAGGAGGTGACTTCAACTCTATTTCATCTTTGGAAGAAAGAGTTGGTAAATCAGGAAGGAGCTATAAAAGGGAGATGTCGGAGTTCAATGCCTTTATAGAAGAAATAGATTTGGTGGATCTTCCAACAATTGGAGGAAAATTTACATGGTTCAATAGTAATAGTAAAGCCATGAGCCGGATCGATAGATTCCTCCTTTCGGAAGACTTTATTGAAGATTGGAAGGTGGAAGGTCAATTCATTGGAGATAGAGATGTTTCGGATCATGCCTCGATTTGGTTGAAAGATAATAGACAAAATTGGGGACCAAAACCCTTTAGATTCAACAACTCATGGTTTGATCATGTAGATTTTAACTCATTTGTTAAAAAGGAGTGtaacatcattgacataaaagGGAGAGGTGATTTTTGCTTGGTAGAGAAGTTGAGAATTCTAAAGAAGAGACTTGCTTGGTGGAACAAGGAGGTGTATGGATGGATTGACCTTAACATAGAGAAGGCCGGGGAGGAAATGAATTTTTTAGATAAcatgtttgttcattttgcaggaAAAGTTCCGGAAGAGGTGGTGATTAAAAGATCAAAGGCAATGGCGGCATTTTG TGATTTCTTCTCGGAGGATGTTCAATGTAGGCTGGAGCTCTCCGGTACCAGATTGAAAGCGCTGCTGCCCCAGGATTCTTCGGATGTTGAAAGGCCGTTTTCGAAAGATGAAGTAAAGGAGGCGATTTGGTCGTGTGATGGCAACAAAAGCCCGGGGCCGGACGGTTACTCTCTAGAGTTCTTCAAGAAGTTTTGGTCTCTTCTAAAAGGAGATTTGATGGCTTTGTGCAATGATTTCCACTCTAAAGGGAAGCTTGTTAAAGCTATTACATCTTATTTTCTAACCTTGATCCCTAAGAACGAAAACCCCCAGGAGCTAAGTGAATACCGCCCCATATGTTTGGTTGGGAGTATTTACAAGATATTGGCTAAGCTTTTAGCTAATAGATTAAAAGGAGTGATTGGTAATTTGATTTCTCCTAATCAAACCGCGTTCGTTCCGCATAGAAACATGATGGACGGAGTGCTTTTGGTCAACGAGATTTTAGATTGGtcgaagagaaagaaaagaagttgCCTTTTGTTAAAGGTCGATTTTGAGAAAGCCTATGACTCCGTATCTTGGAACTACCTTAGGTATCTTATGAAGAGGATGGGTTTTGGCAAGAAGTGGATGTCTTAG